Within Thermomicrobiales bacterium, the genomic segment GGTGCGCCGCAAGGAAGACCCGAGACTCATCACCGGTTCGTCGCTCTATGTCGACGATCTGCAAATGAACGGCATGTTGCACCTGACCTTTGTCCGCTCGCCGTTTGCGCACGCGAAGATCAACAGCATCGATACGTCGGCAGCGGCGGAAGCGCCCGGCGTGGTGGCGATCTACACCAGCGAGCAGCTCGAAGAGTTCTGCGGCCCGATGCCGGGCGGTGGTGGCGGCGAAGGTGCGCCGATGGAAGAGGACAACCCGCAGGCCGAGGGGCAATCCGGCGAGACAGCCGGTGAAGAGGTTGTCGAGGACGACGGCCCGATCCCCACTCCAACAACCTGGCCGCTGGCACGTGGCAAGGTCCGCTGGGTCGGCGAGCCGGTCGTCGTGATCGTCGCTGACAGCGTCGAGCAGGGCCGCGACGCCGCCGATCTCGTCGAGATCGACTACGAGGAGCTGCCGGCTGTCGTCGACATCGAGGCGGCACAGGAGGCGGGCTCGGCGCTCGTCTGGGACGGCATCCGCCATAATGTCGGTATTCGCTACAGCCGCGCGCGCGGCGAGACCGACAAGGCGTTCGCCGAAGCGGCGCACACGATCAAGCAGCGCATCCGCTCGCAGCGCGTCATGGCGACACCGATGGAGGGCCGCGTCACCGCCGCTGCGCCTGATCCGCTCACCAACGGCCTGACCGTCTGGGCGTCCAACCAGGCACCGCACTGGGTGCGTCGGACGATTGCGACGCAGCTCGGCATCAACGAGTCGAACGTTCGCGTCATCGCGCCGGAGGTTGGCGGCGGCTTCGGAGCCAAGATCCCGGTCTATCGCGAGGACCTGGCGACGGCGGCAATCGCCAACAAGCTGCGAAAACCGGTCAAGTGGACGGAGACCCGCTCCGAGAACTTCGCGGCGATGACTCATGGGCGTTGCCAGCTGGCCGAAATCGAGCTGGCAGCCGACGCCGACGGTGTCATCACAGGCCTGCGGCTCGATGTCACCGGCGACGCTGGTGCCTATCCTGCCGGCCTCGACATGCCGCCGATCACGACGATGATGTCGGTCGGTTGCTATGCCATTCCGAACGTCGACCTGAAAGCGAAGGCGGTCTACACCAACACCTCCGCCATCGGCGCGTATCGCGGCGCTGGACGCCCGGAAGCCGCCTACTACATTGAGCGCGCGGTTGACATCCTGGCGCACAAGATGGGCAAGGATGCCGCCGAACTACGCCGCCTGAACTTCATCCAGCCGGAGCAGTTCCCCTACAAGACACCAGCTGGCTTCACCTACGACACGGGAGAGTACGAGAAGGCGCTCGACAAGGCGCTGGAGGTTTCTAACTACGCAGAGCTGCGCGCCGAGCAGGCAAAGGCCCGCGAGGAAGGGCGGCTGGTCGGTATCGGTCTGGCGTCCTATGTCGAGATCTGCGGATTCGGCCCGTGGGAGAGCAGCAGCATCCGCATCGACCCGAGCGGCGCGGTCAGCATTTTCACCGGCATCTCCCCGCACGGGCAGGGTCAGGAGACGACCTTCGCCCAGATGCTGGCTGACGAGCTGGGTGCCGACTTCGACCGCATCGTCGTTCACCACGGCGACACCAGCAACACCCCGCAGGGCAACGGCACGATGGGCAGCCGCGGTCTGGCGGTCGGTGGCGCGGCGGTCATGGCCTCGGCGGTGAAGATCCGCGACAAGATGCTCGCCATCGCCGGGCACCAGCTTGAGGTTGCCAAGGATGACGTTGAGTACGATCGCGAGACCGGCACCTACCGGGTGAAGGGCTCGCCCGATAAGTTGCTGACCCTCAACCAGATCGCCGAGATCGCCTAC encodes:
- a CDS encoding xanthine dehydrogenase family protein molybdopterin-binding subunit, which translates into the protein MVRSAMIGARVRRKEDPRLITGSSLYVDDLQMNGMLHLTFVRSPFAHAKINSIDTSAAAEAPGVVAIYTSEQLEEFCGPMPGGGGGEGAPMEEDNPQAEGQSGETAGEEVVEDDGPIPTPTTWPLARGKVRWVGEPVVVIVADSVEQGRDAADLVEIDYEELPAVVDIEAAQEAGSALVWDGIRHNVGIRYSRARGETDKAFAEAAHTIKQRIRSQRVMATPMEGRVTAAAPDPLTNGLTVWASNQAPHWVRRTIATQLGINESNVRVIAPEVGGGFGAKIPVYREDLATAAIANKLRKPVKWTETRSENFAAMTHGRCQLAEIELAADADGVITGLRLDVTGDAGAYPAGLDMPPITTMMSVGCYAIPNVDLKAKAVYTNTSAIGAYRGAGRPEAAYYIERAVDILAHKMGKDAAELRRLNFIQPEQFPYKTPAGFTYDTGEYEKALDKALEVSNYAELRAEQAKAREEGRLVGIGLASYVEICGFGPWESSSIRIDPSGAVSIFTGISPHGQGQETTFAQMLADELGADFDRIVVHHGDTSNTPQGNGTMGSRGLAVGGAAVMASAVKIRDKMLAIAGHQLEVAKDDVEYDRETGTYRVKGSPDKLLTLNQIAEIAYGGGLPEDIDAGLVTTDFFKTTGETYPFGTHVAMVEIDPETGKVEVKNFWSVDDCGNVISPILVEGQVHGGLAQGIGQALYEESVYDENGQLITSTLMEYAVPHADSFPMFDLHRTVTTTPLNPMGAKGIGEAATIGSTPATVNAVLDALAPHGVTHLDMPLSAPKVWAALQGGGE